One genomic segment of Amycolatopsis sp. WQ 127309 includes these proteins:
- a CDS encoding RNA polymerase sigma factor yields the protein MTDVQTAEVDPPWEGLTGAELHAACMHAAREGDRQAMARLVDELTPLVWHVARANGLDRSVAEDVVQTVWLALFSQLGKLRDPKALAAWLITTTRREATHPHGRRIQPVPLSDEVAEAMPSTQPAPEDEAVRADRDRRVWRAFVRLPHRCQELLRLTVLAGRAEYQLVAEALRMPRGSVGPTRGRCLDQMRDLLASEGGSR from the coding sequence GTGACCGACGTGCAAACCGCAGAGGTTGATCCTCCTTGGGAGGGCCTGACCGGCGCCGAGCTGCATGCCGCCTGCATGCACGCGGCGAGAGAAGGCGACCGCCAGGCGATGGCCCGCCTGGTCGACGAGCTCACCCCGCTCGTCTGGCACGTGGCCCGGGCCAACGGGCTCGACCGCTCGGTCGCCGAGGACGTGGTCCAGACCGTGTGGCTCGCCCTCTTCAGCCAGCTCGGGAAGCTGCGTGATCCCAAGGCGCTCGCCGCCTGGTTGATCACCACGACCCGGCGCGAAGCGACCCACCCGCACGGCCGCCGCATCCAGCCCGTCCCGCTGAGCGACGAGGTGGCCGAAGCCATGCCCAGCACCCAACCGGCTCCCGAAGACGAAGCCGTCCGCGCCGACCGCGACCGCCGGGTCTGGCGCGCCTTCGTCCGGCTGCCCCACCGCTGTCAGGAGTTGCTCCGGCTGACCGTCCTCGCGGGCCGCGCGGAGTACCAGCTCGTCGCCGAAGCGCTGCGGATGCCGCGCGGCAGCGTCGGACCGACCAGAGGGCGCTGCCTCGACCAGATGCGCGATCTCCTCGCCAGTGAAGGGGGAAGCCGATGA